GCCACTTTCAGTActtggagagaataccttgctgaaaattgcTTACCATTGCTTTCTacccctcattgggttcgacactcttacttatggaaaggactaaattgatcccctataattgtggggtcATCACCACACCACATGTTGTTTTATAGTCCGTATTGACAGGAAAAATGACTTAGGATGGAATTTGCCTCATCTTGCCAAGTGTGTACAAAATTCCACTCTGTCTCAGTAtaaatacaacccttagggcattgttttagACTTCCGTTTTGTTTAGACAAAAGTTTGCCATAGCCACAACTtgagtacttcatttgtgtccaacgaccaggccGAGATGTTCATGAAATCGCAAACTTtattaataaagctttcatcttaattCGCAATATCCACATTGCAATCTTAGTACTTTCTTGTTCTTCATTTGCATGCAGGAATTAGATGTTTGTGGTCAAGTTGATCATGCACGACGTCTTCACACGTTAGCAGTCAGATCGTGAAAGTATACTCCACCAAAAAGATAGTTAcccctcattgaaagatcgggataaGCCCACTCTATCAAAATTTGTCTTTTTGCTGCAACGAACTTTACTTCTCTATCTTTTAGTTATGCCCCTTCAGATTGTAAATGTTAACCCACGCTCTGACAACGTTTGGCTCACGTCGAGAGGATATCAGCCATGTATGATGGCCTTCATGGAATGTAATGGGGCGGGTGGCTAGTGTTTGTGGGTGCCGGATCCTCTAACTTAGGAAGGACTCTCTAGTTTCATGAACAATGTtcatttaaatctttgaaaaattgaGTCCAATTTTCAAAGATCCGTTTTAGCTTTTAACATACAAATTTCAATTTTCAAAAGACTCATTTTATTTGTCCAACAATTCCATTTTAATTTCAAAAGGACTCTAACTtgcttcccccccccccttttaCAAAAGAGCACTGTAGCTTCCTCACTTGCCTCGTGCAAATTACATGATCGGCTTCGTGTTGGTGTTCCATTTCAAAAAAGACAAAAACAATTGATATACGCACCTACTAGTAATAAAAATTCAAGAGGGTTTACAGGTCTGTTTGTTGTGTGCCCAAGAAACTAAGGAAGTTCTTGACAAACTATGAGAGCTCGTTTGCACCCACTCACCTCTAGGGTCCACAACTTGGAAGAATGAACAATCATTTACAACATCAGGAACACTACACCTGCCTGCCTGCTATACTAGGCAATCACACACATATTTTTTCACATGAATTCTTGCCTGCTTCCAGGAGCTGTAGTAGAGGCGATGGTTCTGACAGCACCTGCAAGGCCTGGACCAAAACTTGAAATGAGGATCACACGTTGGCGGGCATGAGGTCCGGTTGCTGCAGCGGCTCGAGGGAGGCGACGATGTCGCGCATGAGCGGCCGCGCCTTGGGGTTGCTACTGAGGCAGTGGTACGCGAGCATGGCCGCCTTCTGCACGGACCTGACGGGGTAGTCGTCAGAGTCGAGCCTTGGGTCTAGGATCCCCAACACCTTCTTCTTGTGCGTCAGCATCGGCAGCGCCCAGTCCGCCAGCGTCTGCTCCCGCACCGGACGCGACTTGTCCAGCGACTTGCGCCCTGTCACCAACTCCAGCAGCACCACCCCATAGCTGTACACGTCGCTCATCACCGTCAGGTGCCCTGATCGCTCACAGTAAAATCAATTTAGTCACCAGACCTGTATGTATGATCGAGCTTAATTTGAGTTTGTAGTCTCTCTGTTTTTGGCATGGCACCTGTCATGATGTACTCTGGGGCGGCATAGCCGTAGGTGCCCATGATGCGGGTGGAGACGTGGGACATGTCGCCGACGGGGCCGTCCTTGGCGAGGCCGAAGTCGGAGAGCTTGGCGTTGAAGTCATGGTCGAGGAGGATGTTGGAGGTCTTGAAATCGCGGTAGATGACGGGCTTCTCGGCCTCATGAAGGAACGCCAGGCCCCTCGCCGCACCGAGCGCGATCTTCATCCTCGTCGCCCACGCCAGGGGCGCCACCACCCCTGAAATGAAAACCCCATGCATCGATCGCACCGGCTCCAAACACGCACCAAACCAAAAGTGTGGAAAATGGAGGTGGTACGCCTACGTACGTGAGAACAGGTGTGACTCCACGCTGCCGAGCGGCATGTACTCGTAGACCAGCACCCGGTGCTCGCCCTCACAACAGTAGCCCGCTAGCTTCACCAGATTCGGGTGTGATAGGTGGCCCAAGAAGATCACCTCCGCCTACATAAACTCAACACAAAAAGGCATAGGAAGATAGATGCTTGTCAGGCTAGCCATGCTACAAAAATCTGCACCTACCACGCTTACAATTACTACATTTATTATGGAAATAAACACTTCGGTCTTATTTGACTTTGTGCATCCTAACTAAGTAGAGATCGGATGTATACTCTTATGATTGTATCACTCGGTGCCATATTATGAGTCAATAGAAAAACACTCTTTATTGAAGAAAAAGTAAAGATTTGTGAGAATTTAACTAATGTACATGTCAATTTGTGCAAAAAAAAAAGTAGGTGTGTCACGATTAGAGGGAGACTGACCAGCCATTCCCTGTGGCCCTGGAAGCTGTTATCCCCGTCGTGCACCTTGACGGCGACCTGCAGGGGCTCGTCTCCGCCGCCGTCCGTACCCACGGCACCCTTGTACACcctgccgaagccgccgccgccgattaGCGAGTCCTGCCGGAACCCGTTAGtcaccttccggagctcctcgaaaGAGAAGGCGGTCAGCGGGTTCCGCGCGGCCGAGTCGAGCCGCATGGCCTCCACCTCCCTCGCGTTCGACGGCAGCCTACTCTCATCGCTCCGGTCCCTCTCCGACGGGCTCTGGATCTTGGGAGTCTCTGCACACGTACGTACCACAACTGTCAATACCATCACCACACCAACTGAATTATCTCTCTTTGAAAAATGGATTTTGCTGGAGCTAGTGGTAGTGGGTGATCAAAATTTCAGGAAAGAATCCATTTGCCTAGAATACTGAAACAGAGTGCCCAATCAGGACTTCCGGTCCGGACAAAAAACGAAATCAAATTTCTGAATCTGAGGGCGGTGGATCACACATAACGATCACTTAGAAAGCAGAGCAGCAAGGGAGAGGAGTATTACTCACCTGACTTTGCAGTGGAGACCCTGTTAATGTAGGAACTCCCCCGAAACCAGCAGTTACCCATAAGACACAGTATTTATTCCCCCTATATCTAGCCCTCTCCCCTATTTCTGCCACCAAGAacagcccgaggaagaagaagaagatggtacAGAGGTAAAGACTGGAAAAATAGAGAAGGAAGCAGAGCGAGTATCCTGATAAGAAAGGAAGAAGACGATCACTGTATCTATATGCGGGGCTCAAGAGTTGACGAGAGTCCGGACGATCGAACCAGCTTTCGTCCTAAACAAAACAGGGAAAGGGCCAAAGGCCCACGGAGAGAAAAGTTGGTCACAAACGAAAGAGGAAtgaacacagagagagagagagagagagagaggaggaggaggatcggTACTTGGTAGTACTACTTCAGCAAGAGGAGAAAGGAAAGAAacgaaaagaaaaacaaacaaaagggcAGTAGTACGGTTCAAGTGAACCATCACTTTCTCCCCTTTATCATTACCTTTAAATCATGAGAAACCACTAATTAAACGCTAGGCAAAAGCATATAAAATTTGCAATTATGCAAGGCAGTTGGCCTGTTTCTCGTAGCCGGTTACACCAGGAGCATAATTCCTGAGCACGAATCCATGTTTGGTTCGTACAGGCATTTCATTTGCCAATTTCGGTTGAATTGCCAATACAATACAACATCATTGATTATCAATGATACAAGGTGGTGCGGAGCACCCTATGGACATTATCAATTCACCATGGATCATGCACCAAAATGATGcgaagcatcctacggtcatctccATGGACTCGTCATCATCATCCCACGCATCAAgcggacctatgacaagagcacgtgcaagagctattGAGACTGAGGTGATATCTCTCCTTAATGAACTTTCATTTGagccacttgagacatggctactatctCAAGAGGGAATGCTATCTGTGCTTAGGTATCAAAAAGACGACCTCGAAGACACTCGGGACAAATGCCAAGCCACCACGGTAGCGGACAAAAGAACACCTCAAGTGGAGTCACCGAAATACTACATCGGCTGGACATCTGGCCCTAGCCTAGAAATCCGACGCCTCCAAGTCCAGTGCGAACTCCAAGAACCCGCGCCTGCTAAAGCTACAATGACCGGACATCTGGCGCATCGCGACAGgctggacatccggcgcctgcccgAAAATCCGGCCAGAGGAGTCCAGAACGTTTCTGAATTGGGCAGTCACCTGGCCGGTCATCCAGCGCCCCAAGTCGAGCCGGACATCCCGCatgcccccggacatccggcgcctgcgtGCGCAGAACCGGGCCAAAGACCCATGTAACACTCTCCCTCTCACTTATTGCGTCCTAGATTATAAATAGACCACCCCTTcatctagctagggttagcaaagcaCTTCTTGTGAGATCTATAGAGCTTTGCTCCTATCTATCACATCTCtcatggagatcaagacctccatgtgagaagatccctagtggatatcaAGACCCAATCTAGATCTAGGGAAGATCCTCTAAGGATATCAGGGCCCCCCTCTTCTTGAGATTGGGATGAACTATCTACCTATTTGCCCATCTATGTTCGATTTGGGTCTTGTAACTCATAGGTGTATGTGGATTTAGTGGATGTGTGACTTGAATCTTGTCTTGAGTGTTTTCCTCCTTGTATTTTCCTCTTGATTTCTCTTTTTCccacctccaagtgtgaaaagatcagcCACGAGGGTTTCACCCCGTATCATCTTGGATCAGGGCataggttgattcacatcttgaaGCCCCACCCCCCCACCCACTTTCTagcctaattttttttgtttttgacctAATTCAAAAATTCCCACGAAAAATAGCCATACCAACAAATTTGTGATTTCTTGGTTTTGATAAGATTTTGTTGATTCTGATCCATGGATTTGAAGTATTGCACGGGTGGATCTATCTTTCCACCAGCTCTCCACCACTTCTCCTCACTTCTCCCACCCATTTTTTCTCTACGCCTTTAAACTCATGAGATCAGATTTGTCTCAGATTCCGGTTGTCGGACATCCTCTCCGATGCAACCAACGTCCCCATttcacccactgtcggtgtcaaaaccgacacacctcggggtagggggtctgGAGTTGTGGATCTCAGATTGGTGGCAATAGGAACAAGGgtgacgatgtttacccaggttcgtgccctcttgatggaggtaaaaccctatgtcctgctcttgtttatattgatgatgatgtatcgagtacaagcttgatctacctcgagatcgttagTTGTGTTCTAACCCAAGGGCTAGGTGAATGTAATTGTGATTCGTTCCCTTTTACGGGCTAAACCCTTTGGCTTATATACACACGAGGTAGGGCATCTGGGGTTACATGGTCGGTATCCAGGGGAATCGCATGGAGGCGGTAGGATATgtcttggagtatacgtcaagtcTTCGACAGATACAGTCTTGATTACGTCCAAGCATGTAGCTTTCAGAGTCCAGCCAACGAAGAGTGGGGCCCATAGGCCCAACCCATGGACTACAGGTCGACTCGATTGGCACCCctcagtccaggacaccgtcagtagcccccaaacTGGTCTTCTTTGCTGAGGACGACCTCCTTGATATAAATAACTTCGGATCCAAAGTCTTTGGCTCAACAGACGAGTTCCCCTTCTTTGGCAATTCAAGATTCCTTTCCTTTAATGGTTAATATGGACCACCCCTCAAAGGAGTGGCATTCCCCAAACATGGCCTAACCGAACTCACTCAGCGCCGAAGACGCGAGGTTACTTAACCATGAAGGCCCGCCATATAGGTGTGAACAATGCTTTCTAGCTTTATAACTTTATCAAAATGGCACCACCCATGACTGGATGAGCCGTTACTGCTGAACCGAATCACAGCCCGAGGAAATCTTCTTATTGGCACGTCCCATCGAAATGGAGATCATGCCTGTTTCCTTAGGGATATCATTAATATTCTGTTTTTCCCCGTACGCGTAACGGCATCTTTTGCGGGGAGTGGAGATTTCAATGGTGCGTTAGAGGGACTCTTGGCCTTTTATCAGCCTATATAAGAGTAAAGAGGCAGCGACGAAAAAAGCACGCTCTAATTCATCCTCGCCTGCTCGAGCTCAAGCACCCAGATCCAATCTCAATCCCATCTTGCGTAGCATGTCCTAATCTCTGTCCCCAGCAATGGAAGATGCCAATCTTAAGGGGCACTAGACTGCTTCCTCTGTTACGAAGGGCACCATCTTGGAGTTGCGCAGCGCGGGGTACATCCCCACTGGGATCAACACCCGAGTGCTGGACCGAAACAAACGGGTACCTGCTCCCAATCCAGGGAGAGGGTGGTCTTCATTCCCCACCTCATCAAAGGCCTGGGGTTCCCGCCGCACCCCTTCATGTGCGGGGtggaagtgctagttatcgactagagaggagggggtgaataggtgatttttatgaaagtcttcaaaacatgaggtcttttgaagacaaacaagtaaTTGAACCTATATGGTATGCAGCGGgagatgaactacactagacatgccatagtcaagtaagcaatatagagaaagcacaaagactaatagcagctaggaagTACGAATcagaatggaagacagtatgaagccaaacaggtaaTAATATTCGCAcggtgaagtcaaacagattaggtaagcaagcaatgacttcacgaagacaaactgaaatgTAAAGAAGGTAGGGGAtataaccagtagcttggtgaagacaaggatttggtagaccagttccagttgctgtgacaactgtatgtctggttaggaaggctgagattgaactctgaagactgcgtcttcaccttattccccttgagctaaggacacccagtcctcgctcaGTCACTCTGGTAATTCTTCAAGgtatacttccaaaccttcacagactccgttcactggcaatccacaatgactcttggatcctcataacgtaatgcctaaccggctgga
The sequence above is a segment of the Triticum dicoccoides isolate Atlit2015 ecotype Zavitan chromosome 1A, WEW_v2.0, whole genome shotgun sequence genome. Coding sequences within it:
- the LOC119267432 gene encoding probable serine/threonine-protein kinase PBL16, producing MGNCWFRGSSYINRVSTAKSETPKIQSPSERDRSDESRLPSNAREVEAMRLDSAARNPLTAFSFEELRKVTNGFRQDSLIGGGGFGRVYKGAVGTDGGGDEPLQVAVKVHDGDNSFQGHREWLAEVIFLGHLSHPNLVKLAGYCCEGEHRVLVYEYMPLGSVESHLFSRVVAPLAWATRMKIALGAARGLAFLHEAEKPVIYRDFKTSNILLDHDFNAKLSDFGLAKDGPVGDMSHVSTRIMGTYGYAAPEYIMTGHLTVMSDVYSYGVVLLELVTGRKSLDKSRPVREQTLADWALPMLTHKKKVLGILDPRLDSDDYPVRSVQKAAMLAYHCLSSNPKARPLMRDIVASLEPLQQPDLMPANV